The stretch of DNA TAATCCAAAGCATTTTTCAGGACGAACAAGATATAATTCTTCTGGAGGATCTACCTCTGGTACTAAAGGAACGTTCGCAACTTTAAGCCTTTTATGTGCCAGATATTGTGAAAGTGGGGTTTTTGATGTTCTTGATACACCGACAAGCACTATATCCGCCTTTAGTATCCCCCTTGGGTCGCGTCCATCATCATATTTTACTGCAAATTCAATCGCTTCGATTTTTTTGAAATAATCCTCATCAAGCTTTCTAACCAAGCCAGGTTCAAAAAGAGGGGTTTTTCCGTATAAATGCTGGATTTGATCCATTAACGGACCGATAATATCAAAAGCATATATTCCTTCTTTTAAAGCCTTTTCATTGATATATTGACGTATGTCTGGCTTAACAAGTGTATAAACAATCATACCTTGATCTAATTTCGCCAATGAAATAACTTCGTCAATATGCATTTTGTCTTCTACGTATGGAAAACGTTTTATCGTAACTCCATTGCCATTAAATTGACTCACTGCTGCTTTAGTAACAAGTTCTGCTGTCTCCCCTACAGAGTCAGATACTACATAGATGATTGGCTTATTTGTCATTCCTTAATACCATCTCCTCTGTTCATTTACTTAATTATCTTCTGCAAGGGCAAGAAATGCCTTTGTTAGATTTGTTTTTGTAATCCTGCCAATCACTTCAAAAC from Cytobacillus dafuensis encodes:
- a CDS encoding pyruvate, water dikinase regulatory protein, translating into MTNKPIIYVVSDSVGETAELVTKAAVSQFNGNGVTIKRFPYVEDKMHIDEVISLAKLDQGMIVYTLVKPDIRQYINEKALKEGIYAFDIIGPLMDQIQHLYGKTPLFEPGLVRKLDEDYFKKIEAIEFAVKYDDGRDPRGILKADIVLVGVSRTSKTPLSQYLAHKRLKVANVPLVPEVDPPEELYLVRPEKCFGLKISPEKLNNIRRERLISLGLSDNASYANIERIKEEIKYFESIVNKINCPVIDVTNKAVEETANLILNQYHKSFPKS